In the genome of Thermodesulfovibrio thiophilus DSM 17215, the window ATTTGTTTGTTAGAAATTGCAAGGTTAAAAAAACATTACGGAGATAAAGTAAAATCTATAGGTTTTTCAGGACATCATAAAGGTATAGCAATAGATATTGCAGCTTATACATTAGGTGCTAAGTGGATTGAAAGACATTTTACATTAGATAGAACATGGAAAGGAACAGATCATGCAGCTTCTTTAGAGCCAGATGGTCTAAGAAGGCTTAAACGTGATCTTATCGCAACCTATAAAGCACTTAAATTTAAAGATGTTGATTTTATTGAAGCAGAAAAAAAGCAGGCGAAAAAGTTAAGATGGGACAGGAATAAGCTAAATATATAACGAATCTTCTTTATAATCATTTATTAAGGCTACGATTGGAAACGTAAAATTAAACACAAGAGCATCAATGAGTTTATCTAATATTTTCCATGTTTATTAAAAAGACAAAACTAATACAATAATTCAGTATTCTGCATATTTTTTATAGCAGTATTTAATGCATTGATTAATTCACATTCATGACGCTTACCATAGGCAAGCCATTTAGGATTGTTTATATTATTCATCTTAAGCAGTTGCTCCAGGTGATTAATTTTTATTTTAGCATCAAAGAACAATAGACGCTTTGTAGGCTTCTTATCATAGAAACTGTAGCGTAATAAAAGCGATAGAATCTTAGAAGCTTTTAAAAAACAAGGGTCATTCTTTACGATTTTTTTTAATAAACTCTGCGCTGCGTTTTCTAAATCTTCTTTAAGTGTATCTCTTTTCCCATTTAACTCATATAGTAAAGTTCCAAGATCAACTGCAGTTGCAATTGCTGGCTGTACAGATAAAATTACAGATACGCAATCGATCAGCTTTAAGGGAAGTTCTTTATCATTTGGTACCATAATATTTTTTAAATGTAAATCTCTATGACAAATGCTTAATCTGTGCAATGTAGTTAGTAAATCAATTAACTTGCTCATCAATTGTACTCTTTCTTCAAAGGAAAGATTACCATCCCAATATTCATAAAAATTTTTATAATCACCAAGGAATGGTTGAATTAAAATTTGCTGAGCTGGCAATCCGAGTTTTATATATTCACCAAATGCAAGAACAGGTACTCCATGTGGAGTATTCTTAGAAATTACTTCAGTGTTTATACATTCAGCAGTCAGATGATTACGACCAACCATTGAACCTCGTAATCCAAGAAAAGCTCCAATTCTTTTTCTTAATGGAATATTAAAACTGTGCTTTGCAAAATAATCTATAGAAGATCTATCGAGATTGATAATGCGATAAAAACGCCTTTTTAATGGATGACCGCTTTTTAAAACTATTACATTTTTAGATTCTTTATTGTCCAGAAATCTATCAATAGTTAAAAGAATAGGAATTATGTCAGGAGTTTTAATCCACCATATCCAGCCTGACGAAGAAATTTTATACGGTCCTTTAAATAGCTTCACTAAAACAGAAGGCTTATATAATCTATATTTCAAACTAATTTTTGATTTTTCAAGAATAATTGATTGTTTATCGTTTAATTTTTGCATATAAATTTACTTATTCGCTAAATACTATTTTAGCAATTTAATACCTTATATCAAAATCTCAATTTCCAAAAAGATAATCCATTTGAAAAATTATATAAAAACTTATATTCCATGTCTGTTATAAAAGTTGTTAAAAGCGGATCTAAGAAAAAATAAAAAAATCAAAAGTTTCTACATCAAAGGATTTAGTCTGGAAATTATATGTTTTTCTTTTAATTATTAATCGCCATTTATTATTGGCTCTATTTATTTCATAAATATTATAGCCACCGATTTGATTATGTTTTCTTAGAGCATAGGCTAATGGAGAAGCGCTAATTACAGGAATCTTACCATTTATTGAGGAAAAGTATCTTATACTGAAGCGATGAATATGTCCATATAAAACTAAGTTTATTATACCTGTCTTTAGAATTTTTATGATCTCCTTTGTATTGATAAGTGCTTTGTTCCAGAAAGTTATGCCATTTATTGGAGGATGATGAATTAACAGAATATTGAAATATCTGTTATCCAATCTTTCAGTTATCTCTTGCAATTTTTTTATCTGTGATTGTGTCAAATAACCGTACGAAACAACAGGAGGAGTAACAACAGCTGAATTTACACCGATTAAAGCACAATTATTAATGATTTTTACAAAAGGATATTGTAACTGAAACTCTTTATAAAAATGTTTTTTACCCTCTGAGACATAAAAATCATGATTACCAGGAATTATCGAGATATTTTCTTGTGAATGAAGTGACTGCAGAAAAGTTTTAACCTTATAAAACTCCTCTGGCAGGCATAATTGGGTTAAATCACCAGTAACTACAATGTGATCAAGTTGTTCTTTTTTGATATCTTCTTTAATCTCTTTTAACATTGAAAAATCAAATCGTTTACCTTTTGATAACTTCCAGAAAATATAACCATACAATCTCTTGGACATTAACTGTTTTATTGTTATATTTTCCGGATAACTATAGTGAATATCTGTGAGATGTCCTATCTTTGTTATATTATGCATAACTATTTGATACTATCTCTGAATGCATCTCATGCCATCTTTTTTTAAATATATCTACAACATTCTCATCTCTTATAATTGCTAATATTTCGTGATTTTCATATAAGGACCTCTTTGTTAAATTTAGACTTCCCAGACATACAGATTTTTCTTGTTGTTTTTCTAAGATTATAAATTTATTGTGCATAGGATACTTTTTCGGATGGATATATCTTTTGTAATCAATGGAGTATTTATTTAATAAAGATTCTATTTTTTCAGGAAACCGTCTTTCAGTATCATGGGAAATTATCTGAATATTGACTCCTTTTTTAGCAAGCTTATACAAAGCATCAGCAATTATTTTTGCTGTAAAATGTGAAATTGCGATATAGATGTTGTCATTTTTTTCAGCTCTATTTAAGAAGTTTAACAAAGTTTTTTTCCCTGCCCATGGGAAAAAATATATATCCATTTTTCTGGTGATTATTTTCGCAGGAAATCTTTTAATTAACTCATACCAACCATGCCTGACAGTTTTCATGTACTGAAAGTGCCTGTACAAAAATTCATTAATATCATTTTCCATGTCGAGTTCAACAAGATAATTATGCCCTCTATCTTGATCTCCTATGAGTTCAATTACATGGGGATCATCATTTTGTCTCCCGGATGGATTAAAAGTGCCTATATATGTAAAACACTTATTATCGTTTTTAAAATAATAAATTTTTTCATGAATTTTTGGCAGCTTTCTTGTAATTTTTTTATGAGATTTTCGATGCGTTATATAATGAATGTATATTTTATTACTGTTTTTAAGAAAGTTGCATACCTCATCATTTGCGAATTCAACTCTTGGTTTTGCTTCTAAAACAACAGAAACCTTTACTCCTCTGTCAGCAGCTTCAATTAACTTTTCAGCCAGATACAAATCTCTGAAATAGTAAGTAATCCAGAAAATCTCACCACCTGGGTTGATTGAAGACACTTTTTCTGCCAGAAGATTTCTTAGATGATACGGAGGTTTATCAGGACCGCCAAAGTATATTTTCATGTACTGAGTATCTTATTTACCAGTATAAGGTCTTCAATTTTATCCACATCAATACATGCTTCAGGAAATGGCATGATAATAAGTCCTATATTTATCTTTAGCTTTTTTGACATTATGTTAAGAGCGTTATCGGAGGTAAGCAGTCCGAGAGCAAAAAGGATAAGACCATACAGAGGCATGAGCATCATTGCCATTTTAAAAGGATTTTTTCTTACACGTTCTACTTTCTTCCAAAGCACTATCACTTCTTTACAGTTAGAATTCATAATAGCAAAAAGATTACAAAAGCAAAGAGAAATATCATTCAATTTTAAAACAGTCCTTTTTGATTCAGGATACTTTGCTTTAACATTTTTGTAATTGTTAACACCAATCAATATATCTTTTCCTGATCCTGAAGCCATTTTGAGGAAATAGTCTATCCACTCTTTTTTTATAAGTACATTATCAGAAGTTGTTATAAATATTTTACTATTATCCTTTACTTCCTCTACTTCCTCAAAAATGGACAAAATGCTTTCAACAGGGCTGGTCTTCTGCGGTTTAAATTCAATTTTATTTAAACGCAAGAGTTCCTGCAATTCGCTTGACTTTTCCAATAACAAC includes:
- a CDS encoding metallophosphoesterase family protein, translating into MHNITKIGHLTDIHYSYPENITIKQLMSKRLYGYIFWKLSKGKRFDFSMLKEIKEDIKKEQLDHIVVTGDLTQLCLPEEFYKVKTFLQSLHSQENISIIPGNHDFYVSEGKKHFYKEFQLQYPFVKIINNCALIGVNSAVVTPPVVSYGYLTQSQIKKLQEITERLDNRYFNILLIHHPPINGITFWNKALINTKEIIKILKTGIINLVLYGHIHRFSIRYFSSINGKIPVISASPLAYALRKHNQIGGYNIYEINRANNKWRLIIKRKTYNFQTKSFDVETFDFFIFS
- a CDS encoding phospholipase D-like domain-containing protein, with the protein product MKIYFGGPDKPPYHLRNLLAEKVSSINPGGEIFWITYYFRDLYLAEKLIEAADRGVKVSVVLEAKPRVEFANDEVCNFLKNSNKIYIHYITHRKSHKKITRKLPKIHEKIYYFKNDNKCFTYIGTFNPSGRQNDDPHVIELIGDQDRGHNYLVELDMENDINEFLYRHFQYMKTVRHGWYELIKRFPAKIITRKMDIYFFPWAGKKTLLNFLNRAEKNDNIYIAISHFTAKIIADALYKLAKKGVNIQIISHDTERRFPEKIESLLNKYSIDYKRYIHPKKYPMHNKFIILEKQQEKSVCLGSLNLTKRSLYENHEILAIIRDENVVDIFKKRWHEMHSEIVSNSYA
- a CDS encoding NTP transferase domain-containing protein codes for the protein MYRAIILAGERAESQQQNELLKYANAEAKSLIKIKDRPMIVYILNALMQSNLIEHIYVIGNPLLLEKSSELQELLRLNKIEFKPQKTSPVESILSIFEEVEEVKDNSKIFITTSDNVLIKKEWIDYFLKMASGSGKDILIGVNNYKNVKAKYPESKRTVLKLNDISLCFCNLFAIMNSNCKEVIVLWKKVERVRKNPFKMAMMLMPLYGLILFALGLLTSDNALNIMSKKLKINIGLIIMPFPEACIDVDKIEDLILVNKILST